The segment CGCGCCACTCCGCTTATGACGTCCCAGCTCATCGATTCTTTGATTATGCGGTCTACTCTTTCGCTTCCGTCGAGGACGAGCCCGAAGCCGCCGTTTATCGCTTTGCCTGTGCCGACTCCTCCTCCGTTGTGCAGCGCTACTAGGCTCATGCCGCGCGCGCAGTTGCCGGCGAAGGTGTGTATGGCCATTTCCGCCATGATGTTGCTGCCGTCTTTGATGTTGGAGGTCTCGCGGTAGGGGGAGTCGGTGCCGGATACGTCGTGATGGTCGCGCCCGAGCATTACAGGCCCTATTTCTCCGTTTCTCACCATTTCGTTGAATTTGAGCGCTATGCGCATTCTTCCCTCTTCGTCCTGGTAGAGGATGCGGCATTCGGTGCCCACTACGAGTTTGTTTTTCTCGGCATCGCGGATCCATACCCAGTTGTCGTGGTCCTGGAAGCGGCGCTGAGGGTCTATACATTCCATCGCCGCTTTGTCTGTCTTTTTGAGGTCTTCGTGATCGTGCGATAGGCAGCACCAGCGGAAGGGGCCGTAGCCGTAGTCGAAGAGGAGCGGGCCCATTATGTCTTCCACATATGACGGGAAGATGAAGCCGTCGAAGGTGTCTTTGCCGTTTTTCGCTATTTCTTTGACTCCCGCGTCGAATACCGCGCGCATGAAGGAGTTGCCGTAGTCGAAGAAGTAGGCGCCTTTTGCGTGGAGGGCTTTGATGAGTTCGAAGTGTTTTTTGAGGCTCTTGTTCACCAGCCCGATGAATTTTTCTTTGTCTTCGGCCAAAAGCCGCGTCCTTTCTTCGAAGCTTACGCCCTGCGGACAGTAGCCTCCGTCGTAGGGGACGTGGCAGGAGGTCTGGTCGGAGAGGAGTTCGACTTTTTTGTCGTTGTCGAGCGCGTATTGCAGGAGGTCTACTATGTTGCCTTCGTAGGCTATCGAGAGGGGTTCGCCAGCCGACATCGCTTCTTCGGCCCATCTGAAGGCTTCCGCAAGCTCTTTAGTCCTTTTGCTTACCCAGCCCTGGCTGTGGCGCGTCTCTATGCGCGATGGGTCTACTTCGGCTATTATCGCCGCCGCTCCCGCTATTTCGGCTGCTTTCGGCTGGGCTCCGCTCATGCCGCCGAGTCCAGAGGAGATGAAGAGGTGTCCCGCGAGCCCCCTGCCTTCCTGAAGGTGGAACATTTTGCGCCCCGCGTTGAGCAGCGTGTTGTATGTGCCGTGCACTATGCCCTGCGGACCTATGTACATCCAACCCCCGGCTGTCATCTGACCGTAATTGGCGACTCCCAGCGCGGTCGCTCGACGGAAGTTGTCGGGGTCGTCGAAGAGGCCGACCATGAGGCCGTTGGTCAATATCACGCGCGGCGCGGAGGGGTGCGAACGGAAGAGCCCCAGCGGATGACCGGACTGCACGACGAGCGTCTGGTCTTCCGTCACGACTTCAAGATATTTTTTGATTAGCCTGTATTGCATCCAGTTCTGACAGACCTGCCCCGTTTCCCCGTAGGTCACGAGCTCGTAGGGGTAGAGCGCGACGTCGAAGTCCAGGTTGTTGTCGATCATCACCTGGAAGGCCTTGCCTTCGATGCAGCGCCCCTTGTATTCGTCTATGGGTTTGCCGTGGATGCGTCCTTTCGGACGGAAGCGGTAGCCGTAGATGCGCCCGTGCTCTTTGTACTCCTGAAGGAATTCCGGCGCGAGCTCCCTGTGGAACCTCTCCGGTATATAGCGCAGCGCGTTCTTCAGCGCTAGCACCGTGTCCTGCTCGCTGAGCACCTGCCCGCGGTCCGGCGCCCTCCTTATACCCTCCTCGAATTCCGCCTTAGCAGGCAGACCTTCCGCAAACTCAAGACGAAGTTCCATCGTTTTTCCTGTCGCATCAAACATAACTGTCAGCTCCATTCTTTATTTATTTTACAAATTTCATTTCCCGTCTTGACGAACAGAAATTTTTAACTATACTAATTGTAGCGCAAAGATTTAAGATTGAAAAGTATTAAATAGGGAAAAAGCGCTATTTTTTTGAAATGTAAGTGCTATTTTTATCGAGGAATTTTTTTCGCCCCACTCCACGGTAATTATAACACTAATGAGAAAATTTAACAAAAATAAAACAGCACAAGGAGGACATTTTATATGGATGCCGTACTTTTGAATGGACAGTCGCTCACGCTTAAGGATGTTGAAAACGTAGCTCGCAGAGGTTACAAAGTTGAGATCGCGCCGGAGGC is part of the Synergistes jonesii genome and harbors:
- a CDS encoding urocanate hydratase encodes the protein MFDATGKTMELRLEFAEGLPAKAEFEEGIRRAPDRGQVLSEQDTVLALKNALRYIPERFHRELAPEFLQEYKEHGRIYGYRFRPKGRIHGKPIDEYKGRCIEGKAFQVMIDNNLDFDVALYPYELVTYGETGQVCQNWMQYRLIKKYLEVVTEDQTLVVQSGHPLGLFRSHPSAPRVILTNGLMVGLFDDPDNFRRATALGVANYGQMTAGGWMYIGPQGIVHGTYNTLLNAGRKMFHLQEGRGLAGHLFISSGLGGMSGAQPKAAEIAGAAAIIAEVDPSRIETRHSQGWVSKRTKELAEAFRWAEEAMSAGEPLSIAYEGNIVDLLQYALDNDKKVELLSDQTSCHVPYDGGYCPQGVSFEERTRLLAEDKEKFIGLVNKSLKKHFELIKALHAKGAYFFDYGNSFMRAVFDAGVKEIAKNGKDTFDGFIFPSYVEDIMGPLLFDYGYGPFRWCCLSHDHEDLKKTDKAAMECIDPQRRFQDHDNWVWIRDAEKNKLVVGTECRILYQDEEGRMRIALKFNEMVRNGEIGPVMLGRDHHDVSGTDSPYRETSNIKDGSNIMAEMAIHTFAGNCARGMSLVALHNGGGVGTGKAINGGFGLVLDGSERVDRIIKESMSWDVISGVARRAWARNEHAIETAETFNGKRGDGHITLPYIADDAYLTDIVRKNK